Proteins from one Amycolatopsis benzoatilytica AK 16/65 genomic window:
- a CDS encoding WXG100 family type VII secretion target: MGTTGEYRAEPEAMRSTVGNVGGIIAHGINAVADLEKLVVAPMSFASFGSVVAAANEALHSQQVSAVRSLLQLLQEINGLVKNSADAYQRADEAVSEGYGGGRAAPSSPLTSIWGAPHAAHLAAAAITDSAGAHGEPASVGNVLRYLGDADLGRLAEHPLTDARFHGVADFNDWLAGDADNQARVGLIEVYSGTARTFGDVPGGVHSGDVVVVEPLRHPHHSPVIAVAGDGGALYNHGRIDPGLGGLAKVSVYRPASV; this comes from the coding sequence ATGGGCACGACCGGCGAGTACCGGGCCGAGCCGGAGGCCATGCGCTCCACGGTCGGCAACGTGGGCGGGATCATCGCCCACGGCATCAACGCCGTCGCCGACCTCGAAAAACTCGTCGTGGCGCCGATGAGTTTCGCCAGCTTCGGCAGCGTGGTCGCGGCGGCGAACGAGGCGCTGCACTCGCAGCAGGTCAGCGCGGTGCGGTCGCTCCTGCAGTTGCTGCAGGAGATCAACGGCCTGGTCAAGAACAGCGCCGACGCCTACCAACGCGCCGACGAAGCGGTCTCCGAAGGCTACGGCGGCGGCCGGGCCGCGCCTTCGTCCCCGCTCACCTCGATCTGGGGCGCCCCGCACGCCGCGCACCTGGCCGCGGCCGCGATCACCGACAGCGCCGGAGCGCACGGGGAACCGGCTTCGGTCGGCAACGTCCTGCGCTACCTCGGCGACGCCGACCTGGGGCGGCTCGCCGAACACCCGCTGACCGACGCCCGTTTCCACGGCGTCGCCGATTTCAACGACTGGCTAGCCGGAGACGCGGACAACCAGGCGCGAGTCGGCCTCATCGAGGTCTACTCCGGCACCGCGCGCACCTTCGGCGACGTGCCCGGCGGCGTGCACAGCGGCGATGTCGTCGTCGTCGAGCCGCTGCGGCATCCCCACCACAGCCCCGTGATCGCCGTCGCCGGGGACGGCGGCGCGCTCTACAACCACGGCCGGATCGATCCCGGCCTCGGCGGACTCGCCAAGGTCAGCGTGTACCGGCCCGCTTCCGTCTGA
- a CDS encoding WXG100 family type VII secretion target, which yields MFFPNSSAMDATASGGGPITVLPQIVTGQPEQIAKHVLDLLHKAAELTSLYTELSKAADQLGKVWSGDASESALQKISHSLDQLTKIINVIEKGAELLGVSGTLVKAAQEAYRSVVAAVNPTVASLMSNWWTYGAAVALSTATSATLRGFITAVGGLLKALGAGDLANQITQVATIIGDIEKLFHHGSPDADISAGNAAVAGAPVSAPQLPAPVASASGQAAIGGSGGGLPSGSPSFTNYTPPALAQGGGWPGGSGTGAINPANSWIAVDPAPAPAPAPSVPAPSTGAHEVVIHTDLNTGQSTVEAPSGQDLDIDVDINYQGKHFQQHVDIDAKGA from the coding sequence ATGTTCTTCCCGAACTCCAGCGCGATGGACGCCACCGCTTCCGGTGGCGGCCCGATCACCGTGCTGCCGCAGATCGTCACCGGCCAGCCCGAGCAGATCGCCAAGCACGTCCTCGACCTGCTGCACAAGGCCGCCGAGCTGACCTCCCTCTACACCGAGCTGAGCAAGGCCGCCGACCAGCTGGGCAAGGTCTGGTCCGGCGACGCGTCGGAATCGGCGCTGCAGAAGATCTCGCACTCGCTCGACCAGCTGACCAAGATCATCAACGTCATCGAGAAGGGCGCCGAACTGCTCGGCGTCTCCGGCACGCTGGTCAAGGCGGCGCAGGAGGCGTACCGGTCGGTGGTCGCCGCGGTGAACCCGACTGTCGCGTCGCTGATGTCGAACTGGTGGACCTACGGTGCCGCGGTCGCGCTTTCCACCGCCACCAGTGCCACTCTGCGCGGATTCATCACCGCGGTCGGCGGTCTGCTGAAGGCGCTCGGGGCGGGCGACCTGGCCAACCAGATCACCCAGGTGGCGACGATCATCGGCGATATCGAGAAGCTGTTCCACCACGGTTCCCCGGATGCCGACATCTCGGCGGGGAACGCGGCGGTGGCGGGCGCCCCGGTGTCCGCGCCGCAGCTGCCCGCTCCGGTCGCCAGCGCGTCCGGACAGGCGGCGATCGGCGGCAGCGGCGGCGGCCTGCCCAGCGGCAGCCCGTCGTTCACGAACTACACCCCGCCCGCGCTGGCCCAGGGCGGCGGCTGGCCGGGTGGCAGCGGTACCGGCGCGATCAACCCGGCGAACAGCTGGATCGCGGTGGACCCGGCCCCGGCGCCCGCTCCGGCCCCGTCGGTGCCCGCGCCCTCGACCGGCGCGCACGAGGTCGTCATCCACACCGACCTGAACACCGGGCAGTCGACGGTGGAAGCGCCGTCCGGCCAGGACCTCGACATCGACGTGGATATCAACTACCAGGGCAAGCACTTCCAGCAGCACGTCGACATCGACGCGAAGGGCGCCTAA
- a CDS encoding alpha/beta hydrolase, whose protein sequence is MTGGYRVAPAKLAGAASELDARASALRTAQQAVAGERVPAAAFGQVSASANCAAALAKTLSELSTDVDKQILRAQVLRDGLTASSSGYRRADEQVATWYRSLLPEEAVPSAGKPSGAAESGRWASAIAANRAKVSDALAAERQRLSGLADADEIARSQRRIALYQSILDDHRQILRFDPSGNGRIAELVGDIQPGTRNVGLFVPGVHTRMDTFQSYADLGRSLVAADPSGRTAMVVWADGVFPQNVTTEGADASYAQTMAPNLKAFGDELRDQVDSQTGGAATITAIGHSYGGATVGLADQQGLPVDRVLHVESAGMGHGVWSPADLPPSQAGVQRYSMTAPLDPIVIAQGNAGLFEWTGIGHGADPDTFPGVTELATGRDASGDLQWGLTSHSGVLKPGSDSWENIYGVLTGGHVTEAPQPAPAVALP, encoded by the coding sequence GTGACCGGCGGCTACCGGGTCGCCCCGGCCAAACTCGCCGGCGCGGCGTCCGAACTGGACGCTCGCGCCAGCGCGCTCCGGACCGCGCAGCAGGCCGTGGCGGGCGAACGAGTGCCCGCCGCTGCCTTCGGCCAGGTGTCCGCGTCCGCCAACTGCGCGGCGGCGCTCGCGAAGACGCTCAGCGAGCTTTCCACCGATGTCGACAAGCAGATCCTCCGGGCGCAGGTGCTCCGGGACGGTCTCACCGCGTCCTCGTCGGGCTACCGGCGCGCGGACGAGCAGGTCGCGACCTGGTACCGGTCCCTGCTGCCCGAAGAGGCCGTTCCCTCGGCCGGAAAACCGAGCGGGGCGGCCGAAAGCGGCCGGTGGGCCAGTGCCATCGCGGCGAACCGCGCGAAGGTCTCCGACGCGCTCGCCGCCGAGCGGCAGCGGCTGTCCGGCCTAGCCGACGCGGACGAGATCGCCCGCTCGCAGCGCCGGATCGCGCTGTACCAAAGCATTCTCGACGACCACCGGCAGATCCTCCGGTTCGATCCGTCGGGCAACGGACGGATCGCCGAACTGGTCGGAGACATCCAGCCGGGCACCCGCAACGTCGGGCTGTTCGTGCCCGGCGTGCACACCCGGATGGACACCTTCCAGTCCTACGCCGACCTCGGCCGCAGCCTCGTCGCCGCCGATCCGTCCGGCCGGACCGCGATGGTGGTGTGGGCCGACGGAGTCTTCCCGCAGAACGTCACCACCGAAGGCGCGGACGCCAGCTACGCGCAGACCATGGCCCCGAACCTCAAGGCGTTCGGCGACGAACTGCGCGACCAGGTCGATTCCCAGACCGGCGGAGCGGCCACGATCACCGCGATCGGGCACAGCTATGGCGGCGCCACGGTCGGCCTCGCCGACCAGCAGGGCTTGCCGGTGGACCGGGTCCTGCACGTAGAGTCGGCAGGCATGGGACACGGGGTCTGGAGCCCAGCCGACCTGCCGCCGAGCCAAGCCGGCGTGCAGCGGTACTCGATGACCGCACCGCTGGACCCGATCGTCATCGCCCAGGGCAACGCGGGCCTGTTCGAGTGGACCGGGATCGGCCACGGCGCCGACCCGGACACGTTCCCAGGCGTCACCGAACTGGCCACCGGCCGCGACGCCAGCGGCGACCTGCAGTGGGGTCTTACTTCGCACAGCGGCGTTTTGAAGCCGGGCTCGGACTCGTGGGAGAACATCTACGGCGTCCTGACCGGCGGACACGTCACTGAAGCGCCACAGCCGGCCCCGGCGGTGGCGCTGCCGTGA
- a CDS encoding S8 family serine peptidase, translating to MRGIAAGAVAALAAAGLPVFAAPEAQAAACANPSGTYTGAVSWGQRLIDPPKLWPLSRGDGQTVAVIGTGVDKQNAQFGPGQLLGGAGTADSDCDGRGTIAAGIVGAQPQNETTFTGVAPGVKLLPLRYTESNGSAADGGGDPGALAGAITTAVDRGAGVLLIAVPAGSDSPALSAAVDHAHSRGAVVISAAAATQQGAHTYPTASAGVLAVGSTDEAGAPVQTEAGDYLGISAPGANLVSTSAGGGGAVAHRWPVTDPGLAAAYVAGVAALVRSAHPELTGDQVVNRLTLTASRPPSGAHDPKRGWGMVNAYAAVSSTLPANAPGPSAAPARSALPVVVPAAAETRSTSDATAGMVAVGGVVVAAAAGIGVAAFRRGKRRGWKPSRFKA from the coding sequence GTGCGGGGAATCGCCGCCGGAGCGGTGGCTGCGCTCGCGGCAGCCGGGCTGCCCGTTTTCGCGGCACCCGAAGCGCAGGCGGCCGCGTGCGCGAATCCGTCCGGCACGTACACCGGCGCGGTGTCCTGGGGGCAGCGGCTGATCGACCCGCCGAAACTGTGGCCGTTGAGCCGGGGCGACGGTCAGACCGTCGCGGTGATCGGCACCGGCGTGGACAAGCAGAACGCGCAATTCGGCCCCGGCCAGCTGCTCGGCGGCGCGGGCACCGCGGATTCCGATTGCGACGGGCGCGGCACGATCGCGGCCGGCATCGTCGGCGCGCAGCCGCAGAACGAGACCACGTTCACCGGGGTCGCACCCGGGGTAAAGCTCCTTCCGTTGCGCTACACGGAAAGCAACGGTTCGGCCGCGGACGGCGGCGGCGACCCGGGCGCGCTGGCCGGAGCGATCACGACGGCCGTGGACCGTGGTGCGGGCGTGCTTCTCATCGCGGTGCCAGCGGGTTCGGACAGTCCGGCGCTCAGCGCCGCGGTCGACCACGCGCACTCGCGCGGTGCGGTGGTGATTTCCGCGGCGGCGGCGACGCAACAGGGCGCGCACACGTATCCGACGGCGTCGGCGGGAGTGCTGGCAGTCGGATCGACCGACGAAGCGGGCGCGCCGGTGCAGACGGAAGCCGGAGACTACCTCGGGATTTCCGCGCCCGGCGCGAACCTGGTGAGCACGTCGGCCGGAGGCGGCGGCGCGGTGGCGCACCGGTGGCCGGTGACCGACCCCGGCCTGGCCGCGGCATACGTCGCCGGAGTGGCGGCGCTGGTCCGGTCCGCGCATCCGGAACTGACTGGCGACCAGGTGGTGAACCGGCTGACGCTCACCGCGTCCCGGCCGCCGTCCGGCGCGCACGACCCGAAGCGCGGCTGGGGCATGGTGAACGCCTACGCCGCGGTGTCCTCGACGTTGCCCGCCAACGCGCCGGGACCGAGCGCGGCACCGGCACGGTCGGCGCTGCCGGTGGTGGTCCCGGCCGCGGCGGAAACTCGGTCCACTTCGGACGCCACTGCCGGGATGGTCGCGGTGGGCGGAGTCGTGGTCGCGGCCGCGGCGGGGATCGGGGTGGCGGCGTTCCGGCGGGGAAAGCGGCGCGGCTGGAAGCCGTCGAGGTTCAAGGCTTAG
- a CDS encoding WXG100 family type VII secretion target: MSSPGFQADSAAMTRAVQGFEETASSAKTTMASLESELTESLRNYKGDQAVAFWDLQRRLQEKMTAAVRELDTMSQLVHTSHTNYNAGDADVHQSFQSVSHTVEGNVIPRLNL; encoded by the coding sequence ATGTCCAGTCCGGGATTCCAGGCAGATTCCGCTGCCATGACGCGCGCCGTCCAGGGCTTCGAGGAGACCGCGTCGAGCGCGAAGACGACGATGGCCAGCTTGGAGTCCGAGCTGACCGAGTCGCTGCGGAACTACAAGGGCGACCAGGCCGTGGCGTTCTGGGACCTGCAGCGCAGGCTCCAGGAAAAGATGACTGCCGCCGTCCGGGAGCTCGACACCATGTCGCAGCTGGTGCACACCAGCCACACGAACTACAACGCGGGCGACGCCGACGTGCACCAGAGCTTCCAGAGCGTCAGCCACACCGTCGAGGGCAACGTGATCCCTCGCCTCAACCTCTGA
- a CDS encoding S1 family peptidase has translation MRFAKAAAVAAGAAMAFGVGAAVPASAGTQIIGGSTVSSAPWGAQIFWDDVTDYGGFECSGTIIASQWVLTAQHCLNKGDMHVKVGDVALGKGTESAVDQKKASPNGDIALLHLKTAVDTTFMKLADKDPANGATNQIYGWGRTKDQSPPSDTLKTADVEVTGSSTDAFNGKAIASKGVTGSSWHGDSGGPQLADGVQVGVCSTGENSGSDPHGTQNYASVANSRDWIKQTAGV, from the coding sequence ATGCGTTTCGCGAAAGCGGCGGCAGTGGCTGCTGGGGCGGCGATGGCGTTCGGCGTCGGGGCGGCAGTCCCGGCCAGCGCCGGCACACAGATCATCGGCGGAAGCACGGTCAGTTCCGCGCCTTGGGGCGCGCAGATCTTCTGGGACGACGTCACCGATTACGGCGGCTTCGAGTGCTCCGGCACGATCATCGCCTCGCAGTGGGTGCTCACCGCGCAGCACTGCCTGAACAAGGGCGACATGCACGTCAAGGTCGGGGATGTCGCGCTGGGCAAGGGAACCGAGTCGGCGGTCGACCAGAAGAAGGCGTCGCCCAACGGGGACATCGCGTTGCTGCACCTCAAGACCGCGGTGGACACGACGTTCATGAAGCTCGCCGACAAGGACCCGGCCAACGGGGCGACCAACCAGATCTACGGCTGGGGCCGCACCAAGGACCAGAGCCCGCCGTCGGACACGCTCAAAACCGCGGACGTCGAGGTGACCGGCTCCAGCACGGATGCCTTCAACGGCAAGGCGATCGCGAGCAAGGGCGTCACCGGCTCGTCCTGGCACGGCGACTCCGGCGGCCCTCAGCTCGCCGACGGCGTCCAGGTCGGCGTGTGCTCGACCGGCGAGAACAGCGGCAGCGACCCGCACGGTACGCAGAACTACGCCAGCGTGGCGAACAGCCGCGACTGGATCAAGCAGACCGCCGGAGTCTGA
- a CDS encoding WXG100 family type VII secretion target — translation MTGPRTNFGAFSHQQLYAMLQAGDPTTARSAAEQWNSASRGLYDQAENLSDQLKDFSSAWTGGAADEYRHMMVDLVGGIRKVAVTAQGMRDMLEDAADALAKAKTEMPPPVSVPDVAPADLALALNPPMLPADTPQATLIAAAQQRQQAIANVEAQQQAANAAGSAHAKAIVVMNNLATNYDTAEESIPVSPNAAPAPPKPVPGGGASSGGIGVVGNSPDAPAIVGAPVASHPLPTDGVQPAITDPAHPAQSGSPLFGDMFTAGLAAASAAAFGRFGSIMPKLPPWASGKDKDGKDKQEEAPGTKLGGASPAGGGGGVPVGGGQAPSIDSGGVPSGGGLSGSGEAPAAHSGLAGTTSSNVLSGLAGGAAGAAGAAAKSAMPMMPMMPMGGMGAGADLGSGRRIPAWLVETENVWGQQAPVAPSVIGEEPLDQP, via the coding sequence ATGACCGGGCCTCGCACCAACTTCGGCGCGTTCAGCCACCAGCAGCTCTACGCGATGCTGCAGGCGGGCGACCCGACCACCGCGCGCTCCGCCGCCGAACAGTGGAACTCCGCCTCGCGCGGGCTCTACGACCAGGCGGAGAACCTGTCGGATCAGCTCAAGGACTTCTCCAGCGCGTGGACCGGCGGCGCGGCCGACGAGTACCGGCACATGATGGTCGACCTGGTCGGCGGCATCCGCAAGGTCGCGGTCACCGCGCAGGGCATGCGCGACATGCTGGAGGACGCGGCGGACGCGTTGGCCAAGGCGAAAACGGAGATGCCGCCGCCGGTCTCGGTGCCGGACGTCGCTCCCGCCGACCTCGCGCTGGCCCTCAACCCGCCGATGCTGCCCGCGGACACCCCGCAAGCCACCCTGATCGCCGCGGCCCAGCAGCGGCAGCAGGCGATCGCCAATGTCGAAGCGCAGCAACAGGCCGCCAACGCCGCCGGCTCCGCGCACGCGAAGGCGATCGTCGTGATGAACAACCTCGCGACGAACTACGACACCGCCGAGGAGTCCATCCCGGTCTCGCCGAACGCGGCCCCCGCGCCGCCCAAGCCGGTTCCCGGCGGCGGCGCGTCCAGCGGCGGCATCGGGGTGGTCGGGAACAGCCCGGACGCCCCGGCGATCGTCGGCGCCCCGGTCGCCTCGCACCCGCTGCCGACCGACGGCGTCCAGCCGGCGATCACCGACCCGGCGCACCCGGCACAGTCCGGCAGCCCGTTGTTCGGCGACATGTTCACCGCCGGTCTGGCGGCCGCTTCGGCCGCCGCGTTCGGCCGGTTCGGGTCGATCATGCCGAAGCTGCCGCCGTGGGCCTCGGGCAAGGACAAGGACGGCAAGGACAAGCAAGAGGAAGCGCCCGGCACCAAGCTCGGCGGCGCCAGTCCGGCCGGCGGCGGGGGCGGCGTCCCGGTCGGCGGCGGGCAGGCTCCGTCGATCGACAGCGGCGGCGTCCCGTCCGGCGGCGGTCTCAGCGGCTCCGGCGAAGCGCCGGCGGCGCACTCCGGGCTGGCAGGCACCACCTCGTCCAACGTCCTCAGCGGGCTCGCCGGCGGCGCGGCCGGGGCGGCCGGCGCGGCTGCCAAGAGCGCGATGCCGATGATGCCCATGATGCCGATGGGCGGCATGGGCGCCGGCGCCGACCTGGGCTCCGGCAGGCGGATTCCGGCCTGGCTGGTCGAAACCGAGAACGTCTGGGGCCAGCAGGCCCCGGTCGCGCCCTCGGTCATCGGCGAAGAGCCGCTCGACCAGCCGTGA
- a CDS encoding type VII secretion protein EccC, protein MSAPRDRLGLLGEQPGEIMLQSPPMLPKSGSGGVMQLMMFLPMMLGMGAMSFVYIGRDGGVMTWIFGALFVTAMGGMIIMSLGRGGMAKKAQINEERRDYQRYLAGLRTRVRAVADEQRATLIAQQPDPADLWAYVETDQHWDRRRADRSFAMVRAATGPQPLATPLRAPQIAPLEELDPVSSTNLKHFIQTFSTVDGLPVSVSLRSYAAATLSGRRYDVLGMVRAMLAQLVTFHSPADLRVAFCVAQDRSHDWEWAKWLPHATAPALADATGARRLFADDAAEVARLLGPDLGDRPAFTRRGNSADLPHIVLIVDGGSAHTEPRLLAEEGRLGITVLEIGVDQPRATSTDQLLSLHVAPDQLGMVVLDGTEARLGFLGVPDRLDHGAAEALARMLTPLHQGGAVISEQPMSSTFGLAALLGIGDPRDTDTAITWAPRSARDRLRIPLGVNPDGRPVDLDLKESAEGGMGPHGLVIGATGSGKSELLRTLVTALAVTHSSEKLNLALIDFKGGATFAGMTNLPHTCAVITNLSDDLALVDRMADALNGELLRRQELLHSAGNYASVRDYEKARADGTPLQPLPSLLVIIDEFSELLSSRPEFIDLFVAIGRLGRSLGIHLLLASQRLEEGRLRGLDSHLSYRIGLRTFSAAESRAVLGVADAYQLPPVPGSAYLKSDNDTLIRLKAAYVSGELPPRSRIVREDGQQLGVLPFTLGPVEVPVAREIAADVPEKGTGETIIGAMLSRLENRGPAAHQIWLPPLTEPPTLDQLLPPLGEDPERGLCPLGWGGNGKLTVPVALVDKPFEQRRDMLWADFSGAAGNAVIVGAPQSGKSTLLKDIAAMLALTHTPAEVQLSILDMGGGALAPIAGLPHVSGYATRRDPQRCRRVVAELVTLLEQREEFFAAHGIESMAAFRSRRGEFTESSDDREFGDVFLFVDNWTTIRSEYEKLEEQITALAQRGLGFGIHVLVTLNQWIGARAQLRDAIGTRFELRLGDPADSSIDRKVAQNVPADRPGRGLTADKLHFLAALPRIDGDQRPESVGAGGLDLVRRVSAAWTGPRAPQVRLLPPEVPLDSLPAPQRGRITLGLAESTLSPVALDFRNDPHFLAFGDVESGKSSLLRAVVTGLCQTYSPDEALILVGDYRRGLLGVVDEPHLLGYAGAENTLTDLVNQCATAMRNRLPGPDVTPEQLRNRSWWRGPDLYVVIDDYELVATAGRNPVLPLLEFLPQARDIGLHLILARASGGAGRGMFEAVLQRVRELGSPGLVMSGGKEEGVLLGDVKPSPQPAGRGTLVSRRHGTELVQVAWTKPVED, encoded by the coding sequence ATGAGTGCCCCTCGTGACCGCCTTGGCCTGCTCGGCGAGCAGCCCGGGGAGATCATGCTGCAGTCTCCGCCGATGCTGCCCAAGAGCGGCTCCGGCGGAGTGATGCAGCTCATGATGTTCCTGCCGATGATGCTCGGCATGGGCGCGATGTCGTTCGTCTACATCGGACGCGACGGCGGGGTGATGACCTGGATCTTCGGCGCGCTGTTCGTCACCGCGATGGGCGGCATGATCATCATGTCGCTCGGCCGCGGCGGCATGGCGAAAAAGGCGCAGATCAACGAGGAACGGCGCGACTACCAGCGCTATCTCGCCGGGTTGCGCACCCGCGTGCGCGCGGTCGCCGACGAGCAGCGGGCCACGCTGATCGCGCAGCAGCCGGATCCGGCGGACCTGTGGGCCTACGTCGAAACCGACCAGCACTGGGACCGTCGCCGCGCCGACCGGTCGTTCGCGATGGTGCGCGCCGCCACCGGTCCGCAGCCGCTCGCGACGCCGTTGCGGGCGCCGCAGATCGCGCCGCTGGAGGAGCTGGACCCGGTTTCCTCGACCAACCTCAAGCACTTCATCCAGACCTTCTCGACGGTCGACGGCCTGCCGGTTTCGGTTTCGCTGCGCTCGTACGCGGCTGCCACGCTGTCCGGCCGCCGGTACGACGTGCTCGGCATGGTCCGCGCGATGCTGGCGCAGCTGGTGACCTTCCACTCCCCGGCTGACCTGCGCGTCGCGTTCTGCGTCGCGCAGGACCGCTCGCACGACTGGGAATGGGCGAAGTGGCTGCCGCACGCGACCGCGCCGGCGCTGGCCGACGCGACCGGCGCGCGCCGGCTGTTCGCCGACGACGCCGCGGAGGTCGCCCGGCTGCTCGGTCCTGACCTCGGCGACCGGCCTGCCTTCACGCGGCGCGGCAACAGCGCGGACCTGCCGCACATCGTGCTGATCGTCGACGGCGGCAGCGCGCACACCGAGCCCCGGTTGCTGGCCGAAGAAGGACGCCTCGGCATCACGGTGCTCGAGATCGGAGTCGACCAGCCGCGCGCGACGTCGACGGACCAGCTGCTGAGCCTGCACGTCGCGCCGGACCAGCTCGGCATGGTGGTGCTTGACGGCACCGAAGCCCGGCTCGGCTTCCTCGGCGTACCGGACCGGCTGGACCACGGCGCGGCCGAGGCACTGGCGCGCATGCTGACTCCGCTGCACCAAGGCGGTGCCGTGATCAGCGAACAACCGATGTCCTCGACGTTCGGTCTGGCCGCGCTGCTCGGCATCGGCGACCCGCGCGACACCGACACCGCGATCACCTGGGCGCCGCGCTCGGCGCGCGACCGGCTGCGCATCCCGCTCGGCGTGAACCCCGACGGCCGTCCGGTCGACCTGGACCTCAAGGAGTCCGCCGAGGGCGGCATGGGCCCGCACGGCCTGGTGATCGGCGCGACCGGTTCCGGCAAGAGCGAGCTGCTGCGCACGCTGGTCACCGCGCTGGCCGTGACGCACTCGTCGGAGAAGCTGAACCTCGCGCTGATCGACTTCAAGGGCGGCGCGACCTTCGCCGGCATGACCAACCTGCCGCACACCTGCGCGGTGATCACGAACCTCTCCGACGACCTCGCGCTCGTCGACCGGATGGCGGACGCGCTGAACGGCGAACTGCTGCGACGGCAGGAACTCCTGCACTCGGCGGGCAACTACGCCTCGGTGCGAGACTACGAAAAGGCGCGCGCGGACGGCACGCCGCTGCAGCCGCTGCCGTCGCTGCTGGTGATCATCGACGAGTTCTCCGAGCTGTTGTCCTCGCGGCCGGAGTTCATCGACCTGTTCGTCGCGATCGGACGGCTCGGCCGTTCGCTGGGCATCCATCTGCTGCTCGCTTCGCAGCGGCTGGAGGAAGGCCGGCTGCGCGGGCTCGACTCGCACCTGTCGTACCGGATCGGCCTGCGGACCTTCTCCGCCGCGGAAAGCCGGGCCGTGCTGGGGGTCGCCGACGCCTACCAGCTGCCGCCGGTGCCGGGTTCGGCGTACCTGAAGTCGGACAACGACACGCTGATCCGGCTGAAGGCCGCCTACGTGTCCGGCGAATTGCCGCCGCGCAGCCGGATCGTCCGCGAGGACGGGCAGCAGCTCGGCGTCCTGCCGTTCACGCTCGGCCCGGTCGAGGTACCGGTCGCCCGGGAAATCGCCGCGGACGTCCCGGAAAAGGGCACCGGCGAAACCATCATCGGCGCGATGCTGTCCCGGCTGGAGAACCGCGGCCCGGCCGCGCACCAGATCTGGCTGCCGCCGCTGACCGAACCGCCCACTTTGGACCAGCTGCTGCCGCCGCTCGGCGAAGACCCGGAACGCGGCCTGTGCCCGCTGGGCTGGGGCGGCAACGGCAAGCTGACCGTCCCGGTGGCGTTGGTGGACAAGCCGTTCGAGCAGCGCCGCGACATGTTGTGGGCGGATTTCTCCGGGGCCGCGGGCAACGCGGTGATCGTCGGCGCGCCGCAAAGCGGCAAGTCGACTTTGCTGAAGGACATCGCGGCGATGCTGGCGCTGACCCACACGCCAGCCGAGGTACAGCTGTCTATTTTGGACATGGGAGGCGGCGCGCTGGCCCCGATCGCCGGCCTGCCGCACGTGTCGGGCTACGCCACGCGGCGCGACCCGCAGCGCTGCCGCCGGGTCGTCGCGGAGCTGGTCACGTTGCTGGAACAGCGGGAAGAGTTCTTCGCCGCGCACGGGATCGAGTCGATGGCCGCGTTCCGCAGCCGCCGCGGCGAGTTCACCGAGAGCAGCGACGACCGCGAGTTCGGCGACGTGTTCCTGTTCGTGGACAACTGGACCACCATCCGATCCGAGTACGAGAAGCTGGAAGAGCAGATCACCGCGCTCGCCCAGCGGGGCCTGGGTTTCGGCATCCACGTCCTGGTCACGCTCAACCAGTGGATCGGCGCCCGGGCCCAACTGCGCGACGCCATCGGCACCCGGTTCGAGCTGCGCCTCGGCGATCCGGCGGACTCGTCGATCGACCGCAAGGTGGCGCAGAACGTGCCCGCCGACCGCCCCGGCCGCGGCCTGACCGCCGACAAACTGCACTTCCTGGCCGCCCTCCCGCGCATCGACGGCGACCAGCGTCCGGAATCCGTCGGCGCCGGCGGACTGGACCTGGTGCGGCGAGTGTCGGCGGCGTGGACCGGTCCGCGCGCACCGCAGGTCCGCTTGCTGCCGCCGGAGGTCCCGCTGGACTCGCTGCCCGCCCCGCAGCGCGGCCGGATCACCTTGGGCCTGGCCGAATCCACCCTGAGCCCGGTCGCCCTGGACTTCCGGAACGACCCGCATTTCCTCGCCTTCGGCGACGTGGAGTCCGGGAAGAGCTCGCTGCTGCGCGCCGTCGTCACCGGCCTGTGCCAGACGTATTCGCCGGACGAGGCCCTGATCCTGGTCGGCGACTACCGGCGCGGCCTGCTGGGCGTGGTCGACGAGCCGCACCTGCTCGGTTACGCCGGGGCCGAGAACACGCTGACCGACCTGGTGAACCAGTGCGCCACCGCGATGCGCAACCGGCTCCCCGGCCCGGACGTCACGCCCGAACAGCTTCGCAACCGCTCGTGGTGGCGCGGCCCGGACCTGTACGTGGTCATCGACGACTACGAACTGGTCGCGACCGCGGGCCGGAACCCGGTGCTGCCGCTGCTGGAATTCCTGCCGCAGGCCAGGGACATCGGCCTGCATCTGATCCTGGCGCGCGCTTCCGGCGGCGCCGGGCGAGGGATGTTCGAGGCGGTGCTCCAGCGGGTGCGGGAGCTGGGCTCGCCGGGCCTGGTGATGTCCGGCGGCAAGGAAGAAGGCGTGCTGCTCGGCGACGTGAAGCCGTCGCCGCAGCCAGCTGGCCGAGGCACGCTGGTCTCGCGGCGGCACGGGACGGAGCTGGTGCAGGTGGCGTGGACGAAGCCGGTGGAGGACTGA